From Arctopsyche grandis isolate Sample6627 chromosome 12, ASM5162203v2, whole genome shotgun sequence, one genomic window encodes:
- the LOC143919843 gene encoding hyaluronidase B-like: MSININNKSNIPIANYLKSSFKWILLLFVTVIFLFKSVESQSIWTVNMKARDQGFRIFWNVPTFQCHQYGLKFNDLTKSYGISQNYDDSFRGNKIAILYDPGNFPALLEQKDKSELFQRNGGVPQEGSLKIHLDMFRSQLEELIPDGGFSGIGVIDFESWRPVFRQNFGTLMPYKDLSYDIERKRHPFWPTTWIKNEASKRFEDSAVYFMKETLKVAKKVRPSAKWGYYAYPYCFNMNGNNKLPNCPNEVVDENNRIQWLWDESDILFPSVYMSKNRLSSAERLQMVKGRVLEARRVASRTNRNSLIYPYVWYKYQDETSEFVTKADLHSAISHMKNSNLNGAVIWGSSNDVSSREKCVALEQYVKNVLGPLVAEFVQLGSAKTISNSTVETEQIASEEEMEEEEDEEDQPSNGIPMAISIK; encoded by the exons ATGtccataaacataaataacaaAAGCAACATTCCAATTGCAAACTATCTGAAAAGTAGTTTCAAATGGATTCTATTACTTTTTGTGACTGTAATATTTCTGTTCAAATCAGTTGAGTCTCAATCTATTTG GACAGTGAACATGAAGGCTCGAGACCAGGGTTTTAGAATATTTTGGAATGTTCCCACCTTTCAGTGTCATCAGTATGGACTCAAATTCAATGACTTGACCAAATCCTACGGAATATCCCAAAACTACGACGACAGTTTTCGCGGAAATAAAATCGCAATTCTTTACGATCCTGGTAATTTCCCCGCTCTTTTAGAGCAGAAAGATAAAAGCGAGTTGTTCCAAAGGAACGGCGGTGTTCCACAAGAGGGATCTTTGAAGATACACCTGGATATGTTCAGAAGTCAATTGGAAGAACTGATACCTGATGGTGGTTTTAGCG GAATTGGCGTTATTGATTTCGAGTCATGGAGGCCTGTTTTTCGTCAAAATTTTGGCACTCTAATGCCATATAAGGATCTTTCTTATGATATTGAGCGCAAAAGACATCCATTTTGGCCAACAACATGGATCAAAAACGAG gcAAGTAAAAGATTTGAAGACAGCGCTGTTTATTTCATGAAGGAAACCCTGAAGGTGGCAAAAAAAGTGCGCCCTTCGGCAAAGTGGGGCTATTACGCATATCCGTACTGCTTCAACATGAACGGAAACAATAAGCTTCCAAATTGCCCTAACGAGGTCGTCGATGAAAATAACAG GATACAGTGGTTATGGGATGAATCAGACATATTATTCCCATCTGTATATATGAGCAAGAATCGATTGAGTTCTGCAGAACGTTTGCAGATGGTAAAAGGCAGAGTGCTCGAGGCTAGGAGAGTCGCATCTAGAACCAATCGGAATTCGTTGATTTATCCATACGTGTGGTACAAATATCAGGACGAGACTTCAGAATTTGTGACAAAA GCGGACTTGCACAGCGCCATCAGCCACATGAAGAATTCTAATTTGAATGGTGCTGTGATTTGGGGTAGTAGCAATGATGTGAGCAGCAGGGAAAAGTGCGTGGCTTTGGAGCAATATGTGAAGAACGTTTTGGGTCCACTTGTTGCCGAATTCGTCCAGTTGGGATCGGCTAAGACTATTTCGAATTCTACTGTTGAAACAGAGCAGATAGCAAGCGAAGAGGAAatggaagaagaagaagacgaagaagaCCAACCCAGCAATGGTATTCCAATGGCAATatctattaaatga